Proteins found in one Ovis canadensis isolate MfBH-ARS-UI-01 breed Bighorn chromosome 20, ARS-UI_OviCan_v2, whole genome shotgun sequence genomic segment:
- the ARMH2 gene encoding armadillo-like helical domain-containing protein 2 gives MAKTQAYFVQFWTPVLQYFMGLYHRLQKCWSVVKGFCTNKEEEYIPPAESIFHKEKILMLGNILTDNSLALEQRAQAAYRIGLLAFTGGPTAGNFAAEYMKEVAHLLQNYEMVPKIKILLLQSVASWCYLNPVNQRRAKHLQFIPILINLFDDTSESPMKSETNSSLLVKFWGCYVLSVMTCNNLPCMQELKHYSSLKYHLQILASENWSGWPENFAEVLYFLIGFHRH, from the exons ATGGCAAAGACTCAGGCTTACTTTGTGCAGTTTTGGACTCCGGTTCTTCAGTATTTCATGGGGCTCTATCACCGCCTCCAGAAATGCTGGAGTGTCGTTAAGGGCTTCTGCACTAACAAGGAGGAGGAATACATCCCTCCAGCTGAGAGtatttttcataaagaaaaaattctgatgctTGGCAATATTTTGACAGATAATTCTCTAGCCCTTGAACAGAGAGCTCAAGCTGCCTATAGAATCGGACTGTTGGCCTTTACAG GAGGACCCACTGCTGGAAATTTTGCAGCTGAGTACATGAAAGAAGTAGCTCACTTGTTGCAAAATTACGAGATGGTACCAAAAATAAAGATCCTGCTGCTCCAGAGTGTCGCATCTTGGTGTTACTTAAACCCTGTCAACCAGAGAAGAGCCAAACATTTGCAGTTTATTCCTATCCTCATTAATCTTTTTGATGACACATCTGAGTCTCCTatgaaaagtgaaacaaacagCAGCCTCCTGGTTAAATTTTGGGGTTGCTATGTTCTCTCTGTCATGACATGCAATAACTTGCCTTGTATGCAGGAGCTTAAACACTACAGTTCTCTGAAATATCACTTGCAAATACTGGCCAGTGAGAACTGGTCTGGATGGCCCGAGAATTTTGCAGAGGTGCTATATTTCCTCATTGGTTTTCACAGGCATTAA
- the GMNN gene encoding geminin isoform X1: protein MSHNMKQKQEGLQENVKVCDAVTFSCCRKQCSPVPRRTLKMIQPSTAGSLVGRENELVKGLSKQKHWNDQLISKTSSSGVVTDQERSKSKTLGGVSQEAFDLMITENPSPHYWKEVAEKRRKALYEALKENEKLHKEIEQKDDEIARLKEENKELAEVAEHVQYMAEMIQRLSHEPLDNLDSPYSQEFDPEQATAEDTE from the exons ATGAGTCACAACATGAAGCAGAAACAAGAAGGACTCCAGGAGAATGTAAAGGTATGTGATGCAGTCACTTTCAGCTGTTGTAGAAAGCAG TGTAGTCCTGTTCCAAGAAGAACTCTGAAGATGATTCAGCCTTCTACGGCTGGATCTCTAGTTGGAAGAGAAAATGAG TTGGTTAAAGGCTTGTCCAAACAGAAACATTGGAATGACCAGTTAATATCTAAGACTTCCAGCTCTGGAGTTGTTACTGACCAAGAACGTAGTAAAAGTAAAACTCTTGGAGGAGTCAGCCAAGAAGCATTTGATCTTATGATCACAG aaaatccaTCCCCTCACTATTGGAAAGAAGTGGCGGAAAAACGGAGGAAGGCTCTCTATGAGGCACttaaggaaaatgagaaa CTTCATAAAGAGATTGAACAAAAGGACGATGAAATTGCCCGCCTGAAGGAGGAGAATAAGGAACTGGCAGAAGTAGCAGAACATGTTCAGTATATGGCAGAGATGATACAG AGGCTGAGTCATGAACCTCTGGACAACCTTGATTCACCGTATAGTCAGGAATTTGATCCTGAACAGGCAACTGCTGAGGATACTGAGTGA
- the GMNN gene encoding geminin isoform X2, with product MSHNMKQKQEGLQENVKCSPVPRRTLKMIQPSTAGSLVGRENELVKGLSKQKHWNDQLISKTSSSGVVTDQERSKSKTLGGVSQEAFDLMITENPSPHYWKEVAEKRRKALYEALKENEKLHKEIEQKDDEIARLKEENKELAEVAEHVQYMAEMIQRLSHEPLDNLDSPYSQEFDPEQATAEDTE from the exons ATGAGTCACAACATGAAGCAGAAACAAGAAGGACTCCAGGAGAATGTAAAG TGTAGTCCTGTTCCAAGAAGAACTCTGAAGATGATTCAGCCTTCTACGGCTGGATCTCTAGTTGGAAGAGAAAATGAG TTGGTTAAAGGCTTGTCCAAACAGAAACATTGGAATGACCAGTTAATATCTAAGACTTCCAGCTCTGGAGTTGTTACTGACCAAGAACGTAGTAAAAGTAAAACTCTTGGAGGAGTCAGCCAAGAAGCATTTGATCTTATGATCACAG aaaatccaTCCCCTCACTATTGGAAAGAAGTGGCGGAAAAACGGAGGAAGGCTCTCTATGAGGCACttaaggaaaatgagaaa CTTCATAAAGAGATTGAACAAAAGGACGATGAAATTGCCCGCCTGAAGGAGGAGAATAAGGAACTGGCAGAAGTAGCAGAACATGTTCAGTATATGGCAGAGATGATACAG AGGCTGAGTCATGAACCTCTGGACAACCTTGATTCACCGTATAGTCAGGAATTTGATCCTGAACAGGCAACTGCTGAGGATACTGAGTGA